The Cytobacillus oceanisediminis genomic interval TGGCCCCGGGGATACTGTCAAGTCCTCCTAAGATGGCAACCGGAAGTACCTTTAAGCCGATCGCTGAAAGGGATGCATTAACACCATTTATGTTCCCGAGAAGGATGCCTCCAACTGCAGAAACAATAGCAGCAATCGCCCAGGCAACTGCGAAAATCATTTTAACGCTGATACCCATTGACATCGCCGCCTGCTGATCATCTGCGGTTGCCCTCATCGCAATTCCCAGCTTCGAATATTTGAAAAAGAGGGTGAAAATGATAAGCATAGCCACAACGATTAAAAGTGACCATAAATAGACGGGCGCAATGACAATTTCGCCAAGATTAACAGGCTGTTCTGAGAAGATTTTTGGAAACACACGTGTTTCATGGCCCCAAATAATATGGACAATCCCAGCAAGAACGCTCGATAAACCGATCGTCGCCATTATCATCGATATGACCGGCTCTCCGATAAACGGCCTCAGAACAATTCGTTCAATGACAAATCCCAAAACCGCACTGAACATCAGCGCAATTAAAAGGGCAGCTATAAACGGGATCTTGTAGGCTGTAATAAGCGTTAAACATACATACGTTCCAATTAAAAGGAACTCACCTTGTGCAAAGTTGATGGCGTCACTGGATTTATAAATGAGCACAAAGCCCAGTGCCACAAGTGCATAAACACTTCCTACCACGATTCCTGTTACGAGCATCTGCAAGAAAAAAGTCATTAAGCTGCCCCCTCTCCTTCATCCATAAAAATGACTTGAAGCGTTGTTTGGATGGTTTGTTCCATGCCATCACGATACTTGATCGTGCCATTGACACGTATTTTTTTGTCCTCTGTATAAAGCCCATCGATCAAGGCCTGATATTTTTTAGCAACAAATTGCCTGCGGACTTTCTTTGTTCTTGTAAGCTCTTCATCATCTGCATCCAGTTCTTTATAAAGAAGAACGAATTTTTTCACCCGGGCTTTTTCAGGCAGGGTCTGATTGATTTCCTGCACTTGTTTTTCGATCAGTTCCAGCACTTCCGGTTTGGATGATAAATCGGTATACGTGGTATAGCTGATTTGATTTTTCTCTGCCCAGCGCCCTACATTTTTCATATCGATATTGATCATGGCAACCACATATGGGCGATCCTTCCCGATTGCTACTGCTTCCTGGATGAACGAACTGAATTTCAGTTTGTTTTCGATAAATTGCGGGGAGAACATCTCACCCGAATCAAGGCGGATGACATCTTTTATCCGGTCAATGATATACAAATGCCCATCTTCATCCAGTCTCCCTGCATCCCCTGTATGGAGCCAGCCATCCTGAATGGTTTCGATTGTACTTTTCTCGTTTTTGTAGTATCCCTTGCAGACGCTTGAGCTTTTGATCAGAATTTCTCCTTCATGAGAAATTTTCACTTCTGTTCCCGGAATAGGAATTCCAACACTATCAAGCTTAATGTCGCCGTCCCTGTGCACAATAGAGATGCCGGAAACTTCTGTCTGCCCATAAATGCTTTTCACATTGACTCCTATGCTGTGAAAGAACTCAAATACATCTGGGCCTAAAGGGGCACCGCCGGTATAAGCACGCTTGATCTTCAGGAGTCCGAAATGATCGCGGATCGCACCGAACATCAGATAATCTGCAATTTTATAGAGAGCCTTCGTTCCAGTGCTGACAGGCTTATTTTCAAAATGTGCTTTGGCTGCTTTCTCACCAATTGGCTTGCACCAGTTATATATCTTTCTTTTCAGCCAGCCGCTGTCCTGAATTTTAACCTGAAAGCGTGATACCATATCTTCATATATTCTTGGCGGTGAAAACATAACCTGTGGCCCAATTTCCCGGAGGTCTTCTAATACGGTTGCTGGCTCTTCAGGGAAATTAATAGTTATTCCATTGTATAAGCCCATAGCAAAGGTCATCATTTGTTCCCCGATCCAGGCAAGCGGAAGGAATGATACATATTCATCCTTATCTGTCAGCGGATCGATGTCTGATAGGTTTTTAGCCATGTCTATCAGATTCCTGTAAGTAAGCATGGTTCCCTTTGGATTGCCTGTAGTTCCAGAAGTATATGACAAAATTGCCACATCATCAGCAGACCCTTTATCGACTTCCTGCTTAAATAAATCAGGATTCTCTAAGTGATATCTTCTTCCCATCTCCAGAACTTCTTTAAATTCAAGCAGAAAATCCTCCCGGTAACTTCTCATGCCCCGTGAATCATAATAAATAATCGTTCTGACTTTAGGAATGGATCCTTTAATTTCCAGCAGTTTATCCACTTGCTCCTGATCTTCCGCTACTATTATAGTTGCGTCACAATTATCAATAATGTAACTAAGCTCAGCAGATAAGGATTCCTGATAGATTCCGACTGAAATGCCGCCCAAGCTTTGCGCAGCAAGCTCACTGATTACCCATTCAGGTCTGTTATCGCCGATAATGGCTAGCTTATCCTCCCTTTTTAGACCTAAAGATGCCAATCCCAGGCTGAAATTCATAACTTTCTCCAAGAACGCATCATACGTGATTTCATTCCAAATTCCAAATTCTTTTTCTCGTAAAGCAACTTGTGACCCATTTATGTAAGCCCTTTCAATCAGCAGCTGCGGAAATGTCATGGTCATAGAATCGCTCCCCCTCCTCAAAATACAAAACTAACTTTTAGCCTATATATCTTTATACGGCATTCTCCTCTCCCAGATAAGCTTCTATGACTCTAGGATTATTCTGAATCTCTTCGGGCGTCCCGTAGCCAATCAGCTTACCGAAATCAAGAACTGCAATGTGATCGGATAAATCCATTACAACCCCCATGTCATGTTCAATTAATATAATGGTTGTATTCATTTCTTCATGAATGTCGATAATGTATCTGGCCATGTCCTCTTTTTCCTCACTATTCATGCCTGCCATCGGCTCATCCAGAAGAAGGATGTCAGGTTCCAATGCCAGAGCTCTGCCGGTTTCGACCCTTTTCTGCAATCCATACGAAAGGGTTCCCACGGGAGTATTGCGGATATCCTCAATTTCAAGAAAATCGATCACCTGCTCAACTTTTTTCCGATGTTCAATTTCCTCTCTTTGCGCCTTTCCCCAATAAAATCCTCCTGCAAGAAGTCCGGTTTTCATTCTGACATGCCTGCCAAGCATCAGATTGTCCAAAACAGATAAATGCGGAAAAAGTTCGATGTTCTGGAATGCCCTGGCAATACCCATACTGGCTCTTTTGTGAGGTTTATAGCGGGTAATATCTTCCCCCTTGAAATGGATGGAACCAGATGAAGGCTTGTATAGTCCGCTAATACAATTCAGCATACTTGTTTTCCCTGCGCCATTTGGCCCAATAAGCGAAAAAATCTCTCCTTCCTGCACTTCATATGAGACATGGTCGAGAGCTACTACGCCTCCAAACCTTAAAGTAGCATCTT includes:
- a CDS encoding branched-chain amino acid ABC transporter permease is translated as MTFFLQMLVTGIVVGSVYALVALGFVLIYKSSDAINFAQGEFLLIGTYVCLTLITAYKIPFIAALLIALMFSAVLGFVIERIVLRPFIGEPVISMIMATIGLSSVLAGIVHIIWGHETRVFPKIFSEQPVNLGEIVIAPVYLWSLLIVVAMLIIFTLFFKYSKLGIAMRATADDQQAAMSMGISVKMIFAVAWAIAAIVSAVGGILLGNINGVNASLSAIGLKVLPVAILGGLDSIPGAIIGGLIIGILESLTGGYLDPLVGGGLKEVMPFVILVFILMFKPYGLFGKKEIERV
- a CDS encoding AMP-binding protein; this translates as MTMTFPQLLIERAYINGSQVALREKEFGIWNEITYDAFLEKVMNFSLGLASLGLKREDKLAIIGDNRPEWVISELAAQSLGGISVGIYQESLSAELSYIIDNCDATIIVAEDQEQVDKLLEIKGSIPKVRTIIYYDSRGMRSYREDFLLEFKEVLEMGRRYHLENPDLFKQEVDKGSADDVAILSYTSGTTGNPKGTMLTYRNLIDMAKNLSDIDPLTDKDEYVSFLPLAWIGEQMMTFAMGLYNGITINFPEEPATVLEDLREIGPQVMFSPPRIYEDMVSRFQVKIQDSGWLKRKIYNWCKPIGEKAAKAHFENKPVSTGTKALYKIADYLMFGAIRDHFGLLKIKRAYTGGAPLGPDVFEFFHSIGVNVKSIYGQTEVSGISIVHRDGDIKLDSVGIPIPGTEVKISHEGEILIKSSSVCKGYYKNEKSTIETIQDGWLHTGDAGRLDEDGHLYIIDRIKDVIRLDSGEMFSPQFIENKLKFSSFIQEAVAIGKDRPYVVAMINIDMKNVGRWAEKNQISYTTYTDLSSKPEVLELIEKQVQEINQTLPEKARVKKFVLLYKELDADDEELTRTKKVRRQFVAKKYQALIDGLYTEDKKIRVNGTIKYRDGMEQTIQTTLQVIFMDEGEGAA
- a CDS encoding ABC transporter ATP-binding protein, producing the protein MGILEIKDATLRFGGVVALDHVSYEVQEGEIFSLIGPNGAGKTSMLNCISGLYKPSSGSIHFKGEDITRYKPHKRASMGIARAFQNIELFPHLSVLDNLMLGRHVRMKTGLLAGGFYWGKAQREEIEHRKKVEQVIDFLEIEDIRNTPVGTLSYGLQKRVETGRALALEPDILLLDEPMAGMNSEEKEDMARYIIDIHEEMNTTIILIEHDMGVVMDLSDHIAVLDFGKLIGYGTPEEIQNNPRVIEAYLGEENAV